From the genome of Hyphobacterium sp. CCMP332:
CCAATCGCATGCAAAGCCCGTCATGGGCCGGCATAACCCCTTCTGGCAATTTTGACGCCAGGACATCATGGTCCAGATCAACATGCAGATTTGTCAGAATGCCCTGACCTGCATTCGCACGAGCGAGCCACGCCAACGCATCGTCGACACTGGCATGGGTCGGATGCGGCGTCTCACGCAAGGCATCGACAATCCAGACCGGCACGTCCTGCAGAACGTCGAATGCGGCGTCTGGCACAGCGCTGACATCCGGTGAATATGCAAAGGGTCCGAACCGGAAGCCGGCTGCGGTTATGCCGCCATGCTGAAGCCGCACCATACGCATCGGAAAAGGCCCGCCGGGTCCATCGATATGAAAGATCTCACCTTCAGCCGGAATCTCGCAGGCTTCGAGGATCGACGGATATGGTGAACCCGGCTTCGACTCGAAGACATATCTGAAGCGCGATGTCAGGCTGGCCGCTGTTTCCGGAATCATCCAGACCGGCAGGCGCTTCCGGGCGCGCAGCACATAAGGCCGCAAATCATCAATGCCGTGGGTCTGGTCGGCATGATCATGCGTATAGACGACGGCATCCAGCCGCTTCACGCCCGCAGATAACATCTGCTCGCGAAAGTCCGGCGATGTATCAATCACCGAAACCGTACGATCGCCGGATTCAAATAGCTTATGTGTTTCAGCATATTCTACCAGAATACTACAGCGCCGCCGCCGGTTTTTAGGGTTGGCGGGGTTGCACGCGCCCCAATCCCCGTCCGGACGCGGGACGCCGCCAGACGATCCACATCCCAGAATCGTCACCTGCCACACCGCCGCAAGGGTCATAGCGGACGTTCCACTTTGGAAAACAGCCGGAAAAATGCCTCTGTCGTGCGGGTTTCGCCTTCCTCTTTGGTCCAGCCAAGTGTTTCGCAGACGCCGGCGAGCACATCTGGCAGGAATGACGGCTCATTTCGGCGGCCGCGATGCGGCATCGGCGCGAGATACGGACAATCGGTCTCGATGATCAACCGGTCGACAGGAACATGATCGCGGAATACACGGCGCACATCCTCGGCCTTCTTAAATGTGATAATTCCGGAGGCCGCAAAGTAGGCCCCGAGCGCCGCGCCGCGGCGCGCCAGTTCGGGTCCTCCAGTATAGCAATGGAGCAAGGCCCGGAAAGCCCCCCTCCCCATTTCCTCCTCCAGCAGGTCCGCCATTTCCGCATCGGCCTCCCGTGTGTGCAGGATCAGGGGCAGATCCGTACGCCGCGCCGCATCAATATGAGCTCGTAGACTTTGAAACTGTTCCTCTCGCGGGCTGTAACCATAATGGAAATCCAGCCCCGTTTCGCCGATTCCGATCACTTTGGGATGCGAGGCGATCTCTATGAGCTCGTCGGCACATATATCGGGCCGGTCTTTCGCGTGATGCGGATGCGCCCCTATGGTGCACCAGATATCGTCATGGGCTTCCGCGATTGCAGAAACCGCTTCAAAATCAGCCAGTCGGCAGCAAATCGCGATCATGCCCCGCACACCGGCAGATCGGGCGCGATCCAGAACATCTGGCAGATCCTCGGCGAATGTCTCACCGTGCAGATTGGTGTGGCTATCAATCAGCATGTTCAAAGACGACTGGCGCGCGCGGCGCTTTCCATATGGGCGAAGGCCGCCAATGCCGCCTGCTTGGCGTCGAGATAGACGCCTTCCGCCTCTGATTCCAGACCCTGAATAGCCTTCCACGCATCAAGCCATGGCTCGGGCGCAACGCCATTCTGGGCAGCTTCCCTGGCCAGCCGCGCCGCATTACGGGTCAATGAGGCATAGAGATGCGGACGCAGGGATTCCCCTGCCTTTGTCGAGACTTTCGCCGCCAAACGCCGCGAAGCGCGTGTGTCCCAATTGGGAAGGCGCCCTAAAAGGTCGCGCACATCCTTTTCCAGACCGACAGCCCCGGATTGGAGCAGCGCCAGGGCGCGTCCCGGCGCGCCGGCCGCCAGTTCAGACGCCGCTTGGGCCTCTGCGACAGAAACACCATGCCCGTCGACCAGCCAGTCCCGCGTCGCTACCACCGACGGCGCACGCAGATCCAGTTGCCGGCAGCGCGACCGGATTGTCGGTAAAAGCCGTCCGGGTGAATGAGTCACCAGAAGTAGCAATCCGCGCTTTGGAGGCTCTTCCAGAGTCTTCAGCAAACCATTGGCCGCGTTGCGATTGAACTCATCCATGGAATCGACAATGACGATCCGCCAACCGTCTTCCCCACCGCTGCGGGAAAAGAAATCGGGGACACGGCGGACTTCATCAATGGTCACCTCGCCGCGCCAGCGCTTGCGCTTGTCGTCCCAGGGACGGCGAATGGTCAGAAGATTTGGGTGCGCCTGTGCCCTCACCTTTTGCCGGGCAGAGGCGGCATCGCTCGATCCGGCCAGAAGCGACATTGCCGCCTTGTAGGCGAAACTGGCTTTGCCCACCCCCTTTGGCCCTGTAATCATCCAGGCATGGTGAAGGCGGCCATATTGCTGGGCCGTATCAAACTGCGCCATCGCTGTGTCATGACCGAACAGATGTTCAATCTCTCGCGGCGGAGCGCATCCGGCTTCACAATCGGGCTCGAGATCGGGACTAGTCATCCTTCAACCGCTCCAGCAGGGCCTGTAATGCGGCATCGGCCACATCGCCGGGGTCGTTCTGACCATTCAGCGTCACAAAGCGATCCGGTTCTTCGGCGGCCAATCGATGAAAACAGGCCCGCAATCGCTCGTGGAAGGCCAGCGCCTTGGATTCAAACCGGACCTCCAGCCCCAGACGGTCACGCGTGCGATTCAGACCGGTCTCGGGCGGGATATCAACCAGCAAGGTCAGGGCCGGCTGAAAGTCGTTCAGGGCCAATCGGTGCAAGGCTTTCAATCGATCCAGCTCGATCCCGCCAGCGGCGCCCTGATACGCCATGGTGGAATCGGCAAACCGGTCCGAAATCACGATCGCGCCACGTGCGATGGCCGGTTGAATGACTTTCTCGACATGGTCGACGCGGGCCGCATAAAAGAGCAAGGCCTCGGTCATCGCTGACCAGCGCTCTGTGTCGCCCTTGACCAGCAAGGCGCGAATTTCCTCGGCACCTAGCGTGCCTCCGGGTTCCCGCGTCAGCACCACTTCACGGCCCCGTCTGATCAGCTCTGCTTGCAGGGCCCGCGCGAGTGTGGACTTTCCGGCCCCCTCACCGCCCTCCAGTGTGACGAACAGACCCTTTGGCATCAATTTCCGCCAAACAAACTGCCCAGCCCTGCGAGGGCACGACCGACCATGCCCTGCTTGGCAATGTCTTCAGCGGCTTCCAGATCATAGCTCCGCGTGTCGATGCCCGGGCCTGATACTTCCAGGCGGGCAACCACATCACCTTCCGCAATCGGGGCGGCAATGGGTCCGGGATAAACGACTTCGGCCCGCAAAACATCGCGTGACCGCGTATGAATTCCGACCTGAACATCGTCATTCAGGCGCAAAGAGACGGTTTCGGCCTGTCCCAGAAAAACGTCCGCTTCGCCTACAATCGCACCCGCCACGGCCAGGTCCACAACCTCGAAATCCGCCAGAGCTGCACGCATCAGGCGCTCGCCTTCATTGGCGCGGGCGCGTTCGCTTTCCATCCCGTTATAAACGACAATACGGCGGACGCCGTCGCGTTCTCCCGAGGCCACAAGGCCATATCCGCTATCCTGCGTATGGCCGGTTTTCAGGCCGTCGACCTCGTTCATGGTCGCCAGCAACGGGTTGCGATTGAACTGGCGGATACCGTTATATGTAAATTCCCGCTCGGAATAAATTTCGTAAAAATCTGCGTGGTCTCGTATAATGATGGCCGCCAGACGGGCCAGATCGGCAGCACTGATCACCTGATCAGGATGCGGCCAACCAGTCGAATTGGCAAAGCTCGCACTCGACAGGCCGAGCTCGTGCGCCCGCGCCGTCATATCAGCAGCAAAGGCCGCCTCGGAGCCCGAGATAGCCTCCGCAATGACGATGCACGCATCATTACCCGACTGGATAATAATACCCCGAAGCAAATCCTCGACGCGAACACGAGAATTGACTTCAAGAAACATGGTTGAAGATCCCGAAGCAGCGCCGCCCGTGCGCCAAGCATGCTCAGAGACCGGCAATTCGTCATCAAGCGATAATGCACCACGATCAATGGCTTCAAATGCCATCAATATTGTCATCAGCTTGGACATGGATGCCGGCGGCATCGGCTCTTCACCATTGTGATTGAAGAGGATTTCGCCGGTTTCGTAATCAAGGATCACGGCATGACTGGCAGTGGTCTGAAATTCCTGTGCCTGCGCCAGAGGCGTAAAGCAGATCAGGCAGAATAAAATGAATGCGCGCACGAGCATTTCTCCATCGCGGAATCAGACAGCCGGTCGATAGCCGTGATTGAAACGCGATGCCGCTCTGGCCGCAAGCCTGCTGTCAGTTCAATGCAACGACACGCGCATCGTAAACGCCAAAGCGTGTCAGGTCACGGCTCAGGGAATCAGCTTCCGACCGCGGCAGATCATCGCCCACAAATACACGATATATCCGCCGCCCGGCCGACCGGGCACCTTCAATCCGGACATCACCCGCCGCTGCCAGACGCCGGCGCATGGCTTCAGCATTCTCGCGTTCGGAGAACGCGCCTGCCTGAACGCGATAGCGCGCGCCGGGATCGTTTGCCGCATAAATTCGTGACTGGGCAACCGTTCCCGCCGGGGCAACGCCTTCGGGCGGACCCAGGTATCGAACCCGTACCCGGGTCAGTCCCTGCGACAGGAAGCCGAGCTCTATCGCAGCGGCCCGGCTGACATCCAGAATGCGATCATCCGCAAACGGCCCGCGATCATTCAGTCGCAATACCGCCGTGCGGCCATTTTCCAGATTGGTGACTTCGATCATGGCGGGAATCGGCAAGGTCGTATGCGCAGCAGAAAGCGCATTCTGATCAAATATTTCGCCATTGGCCGTCGGCAGGCCGTGAAAATTTGGCCCATACCAGGACGAAATGCCGATTTCGTCATAATCATCGTCGCGGGCAGGCACATAGGTGCGCCCGGCGATTGTGTAGGGACGTCCGATTTTCTGCTCGCCACTGCCGCTACTCCAGGCGCTGCCCCCTCCTCCGGAACTTGTATTCGCGGAGGATGTGGATCGGCTGGGCGGCGACGAAACATCTATGCCGCGCACGATGTAGGACGCCGGTGCAGACGAACACGCGCTCAGCACCAGCGAACAGAGCATGACCGCAATCACAACCGAAGACCTGGCTGAAAACACCACAGCACCTCTCCTGCGCCTGGAAAACCGGGGCAGTTTTTACCGGAAAGGAGTGAAACAAGTGTAAGCATAAGCAGGTTGCCATTTACCAGCCTCCCCAGCTAAGAGGAAACATCATCTGCGGAGGGGTGGCAGAGTGGTCGATTGCGGCGGTCTTGAAAACCGTTGAGCCGCGAGGTTCCGGGGGTTCGAATCCCTCCCCCTCCGCCAGATGATTTAAAATAAGTTATAAGATATAATGAGTTATAGGAAAGTGGGTTTGTTTTCTTTCGTTTTACCCACCAATACACCCACCAATTCTAATTGACGCCGTTCCAAATTAATTCTCAGAAGTAAGCGATGGTTGGTGGTACCGTCGGGCAGTGGCTACAAAAACAGGGTAAAAATGGCGCTAAAGCATTGTTTCTGCGTTAGGCGGTTGCTTGCGATATATTCTTACTTTCTACCTCGGTACTTACTGCAGTATCCCTTCACTGGAGCATCTTCCAGACATGGGCCGGTCGTAAAAGTTGCTCGCCCGGTTGCATTAAGCGGATAATTTTCACCAACTTCCGGGGACAATAGTGACATAAGCTCAAAGATTGAGATGTCGTCTAAGTTCCAAAAATCATCCAAACTCAATTTTAAGATCAATCAAATTGAATTTGTTCCCCGTCAGCACCTATGGCACAGAATTGGGGTTGTGATTTAAGGAGGATTTGGTTCTCGTCGTAATGACGAAGGAATGAAGATGAGACCCAAATCTACAAAGTCCAAAAAGCCTGCAGATCGTGTGGTAAAGGACATCCGCCGGGCAACGCGGCGACACTTCTCTGCAGAAGACAAGATCAGGATCGTGCTGGAAGGTCTGCGTGGTGACGACAGCGTTGCCGAGCTATGCCGCAAGGAAGGCATTGCGCAGAGCCTGTATTACACATGGTCGAAGGAGTTCATGGAGGCTGGCAAGCGCCGGCTTGCCGGTGACACGGCACGTGCCGCCACCAGCGATGAGGTCAAGGACCTGCGCCATCAGGCGCGTGATCTCAAAGAATGCGTGGCTGATCTGACGCTGGAGAACCGTCTACTCAAAAAAAGCATTCTCGCGGATGGGGGAGACGGCGCATGAGATATCCTGCAGCTGAGAAGCTCGAGATCATCAGGCTCGTCGAGCAGTCCCACTTGCCTGCCAAGGTCACGCTTGAGAGGCTGAGTATAGCGCGGCGAACTTTCTATCGCTGGTATGACCGGTATCTGGAAGGTGGGCCCGAAGCGTTGGCGGACCGGCCATCGACGCCGAGCAGGGTGTGGAACCGCATCCCCGCCGAGGTGCATGACCAGATTATCGAACTGGCGTTGGAGCAGACCGAGCTGAGCCCGCGCGAACTGGCCGTGCGGTTCACTGATGAGACGCGTTACTTCGTGTCTGAGGCCACGGTCTACCGCTTGCTGAAGGCCCATGATCTGATTACCAGCCCGGCCTATGTGGTGATCAAGGCTGCCGATAGCTTCCATACCCAGACGACCCGGGTGAACGAGATGTGGCAGACAGACTTTACCTACTTCAAGATCATCGGATGGGGTTGGATGTATCTGTCGACCGTACTCGACGATTACTCGCGCTACATCATCGCCTGGAAGCTGTGTTCGACCATGCGCGCCGAGGACGTCACCGACACGCTGGACATGGCGCTCGCTGCTTCAGGCTGCGATCATGCCAACGTGGTTCACAAGCCGCGCCTGCTCAGCGACAACGGCCCGAGCTACATCGCTGGTGAGCTGGCAGACTATATCGAGGCCCGGCGCATGAGCCATGTTCGCGGCGCACCCTTCCATCCCCAGACGCAAGGCAAGATCGAGCGTTGGCACCAGACCTTGAAGAACCGCATTCTACTGGAAAACTACTTCCTGCCCGGCGACCTCGAAGCCCAGATCGAAGCGTTCGTCGAACACTACAATCATCAACGCTACCACGAGAGCCTGAACAATGTGACACCTGCCGACGCCTACTTCGGCAGGGCTCCTGCCATCATCAAACAACGTGAAAGGATCAAGCGACAGACACTTGAACATCGGCGCTTGCAACACTGCAAGATCGCCGCCTAATATCAATCAACCAGACGAGGCCGATGCTCCACTAATCTACGATGCCATCTGTGCCAAATGTTCTGACGACGGACACGCCGTGAATTTTGAAAAAAAAAAGGCCGCTCCGAAGAGCGGCCTTGATAGGTCCGATCAAAAAGCGAAATGTTTATTCTGTACGCACCGCAACACTGGTGGCACCCACGGCATTTCCACCCTCTGCGAAGCGAACGAAGACGCGATTACGGGCCGGATC
Proteins encoded in this window:
- the tmk gene encoding dTMP kinase produces the protein MPKGLFVTLEGGEGAGKSTLARALQAELIRRGREVVLTREPGGTLGAEEIRALLVKGDTERWSAMTEALLFYAARVDHVEKVIQPAIARGAIVISDRFADSTMAYQGAAGGIELDRLKALHRLALNDFQPALTLLVDIPPETGLNRTRDRLGLEVRFESKALAFHERLRACFHRLAAEEPDRFVTLNGQNDPGDVADAALQALLERLKDD
- a CDS encoding TatD family hydrolase; its protein translation is MLIDSHTNLHGETFAEDLPDVLDRARSAGVRGMIAICCRLADFEAVSAIAEAHDDIWCTIGAHPHHAKDRPDICADELIEIASHPKVIGIGETGLDFHYGYSPREEQFQSLRAHIDAARRTDLPLILHTREADAEMADLLEEEMGRGAFRALLHCYTGGPELARRGAALGAYFAASGIITFKKAEDVRRVFRDHVPVDRLIIETDCPYLAPMPHRGRRNEPSFLPDVLAGVCETLGWTKEEGETRTTEAFFRLFSKVERPL
- a CDS encoding septal ring lytic transglycosylase RlpA family protein, with translation MVFSARSSVVIAVMLCSLVLSACSSAPASYIVRGIDVSSPPSRSTSSANTSSGGGGSAWSSGSGEQKIGRPYTIAGRTYVPARDDDYDEIGISSWYGPNFHGLPTANGEIFDQNALSAAHTTLPIPAMIEVTNLENGRTAVLRLNDRGPFADDRILDVSRAAAIELGFLSQGLTRVRVRYLGPPEGVAPAGTVAQSRIYAANDPGARYRVQAGAFSERENAEAMRRRLAAAGDVRIEGARSAGRRIYRVFVGDDLPRSEADSLSRDLTRFGVYDARVVALN
- a CDS encoding DNA polymerase III subunit delta', whose protein sequence is MTSPDLEPDCEAGCAPPREIEHLFGHDTAMAQFDTAQQYGRLHHAWMITGPKGVGKASFAYKAAMSLLAGSSDAASARQKVRAQAHPNLLTIRRPWDDKRKRWRGEVTIDEVRRVPDFFSRSGGEDGWRIVIVDSMDEFNRNAANGLLKTLEEPPKRGLLLLVTHSPGRLLPTIRSRCRQLDLRAPSVVATRDWLVDGHGVSVAEAQAASELAAGAPGRALALLQSGAVGLEKDVRDLLGRLPNWDTRASRRLAAKVSTKAGESLRPHLYASLTRNAARLAREAAQNGVAPEPWLDAWKAIQGLESEAEGVYLDAKQAALAAFAHMESAARASRL
- a CDS encoding D-alanyl-D-alanine carboxypeptidase family protein, coding for MLVRAFILFCLICFTPLAQAQEFQTTASHAVILDYETGEILFNHNGEEPMPPASMSKLMTILMAFEAIDRGALSLDDELPVSEHAWRTGGAASGSSTMFLEVNSRVRVEDLLRGIIIQSGNDACIVIAEAISGSEAAFAADMTARAHELGLSSASFANSTGWPHPDQVISAADLARLAAIIIRDHADFYEIYSEREFTYNGIRQFNRNPLLATMNEVDGLKTGHTQDSGYGLVASGERDGVRRIVVYNGMESERARANEGERLMRAALADFEVVDLAVAGAIVGEADVFLGQAETVSLRLNDDVQVGIHTRSRDVLRAEVVYPGPIAAPIAEGDVVARLEVSGPGIDTRSYDLEAAEDIAKQGMVGRALAGLGSLFGGN
- a CDS encoding MBL fold metallo-hydrolase; protein product: MTLAAVWQVTILGCGSSGGVPRPDGDWGACNPANPKNRRRRCSILVEYAETHKLFESGDRTVSVIDTSPDFREQMLSAGVKRLDAVVYTHDHADQTHGIDDLRPYVLRARKRLPVWMIPETAASLTSRFRYVFESKPGSPYPSILEACEIPAEGEIFHIDGPGGPFPMRMVRLQHGGITAAGFRFGPFAYSPDVSAVPDAAFDVLQDVPVWIVDALRETPHPTHASVDDALAWLARANAGQGILTNLHVDLDHDVLASKLPEGVMPAHDGLCMRLDGSCG
- a CDS encoding IS3 family transposase (programmed frameshift) encodes the protein MRPKSTKSKKPADRVVKDIRRATRRHFSAEDKIRIVLEGLRGDDSVAELCRKEGIAQSLYYTWSKEFMEAGKRRLAGDTARAATSDEVKDLRHQARDLKECVADLTLENRLLKKKHSRGWGRRRMRYPAAEKLEIIRLVEQSHLPAKVTLERLSIARRTFYRWYDRYLEGGPEALADRPSTPSRVWNRIPAEVHDQIIELALEQTELSPRELAVRFTDETRYFVSEATVYRLLKAHDLITSPAYVVIKAADSFHTQTTRVNEMWQTDFTYFKIIGWGWMYLSTVLDDYSRYIIAWKLCSTMRAEDVTDTLDMALAASGCDHANVVHKPRLLSDNGPSYIAGELADYIEARRMSHVRGAPFHPQTQGKIERWHQTLKNRILLENYFLPGDLEAQIEAFVEHYNHQRYHESLNNVTPADAYFGRAPAIIKQRERIKRQTLEHRRLQHCKIAA